From a region of the Branchiostoma floridae strain S238N-H82 chromosome 13, Bfl_VNyyK, whole genome shotgun sequence genome:
- the LOC118429339 gene encoding uncharacterized protein LOC118429339 — MDPTMADVMKILIEACFGENSAKYRKTEKGLRQILQTEYNDNIENFRQRFVQPTLQLLTTLQNQGIPVSTPKYQLVHLVSPDITYEAGDMFFQVGQSKPGTLSLKFTKYDNVRNVIRLQNSHVPEKDYRTAFTDQYLQDLRTLASNTGNIGDVLMRTCIVITKDGAVARVGTSSIMEETNMNVIGNMTPEQKSAIAEKLDKEPVLRTSGDRDDWLALAERLEAEETLEEGFRAKMNACTTPGSPTMKLLEVLGRRDPRYPTTRLLDHLRQMGRNDAVDAFNHAKETKRKKVVVYRL, encoded by the exons ATGGACCCAACGATGGCAGACGTGATGAAAATACTGATAGAAGCTTGTTTCGGGGAGAACAGCGCAAAGTACAGGAAAACAGAAAAGGGTCTGAGGCAGATACTGCAGACAGAGTACAACGACAACATCGAAAACTTCAGACAGCGTTTTGTCCAGCCAACATTGCAGCTGTTGACAACTCTACAAAACCAG GGAATCCCGGTTTCTACACCCAAATACCAACTAGTACACCTGGTTTCTCCTGACATCACATATGAGGCAGGTGATATGTTCTTTCAG GTGGGACAGTCAAAACCCGGAACCCTGTCACTCAAGTTCACCAAATATGACAACGTCCGAAACGTCATCAGACTACAGAACTCACACGTTCCCGAGAAGGACTACCGGACAGCATTTACCGACCAGTATCTCCAGGACCTTCGGACGCTGGCTAGCAACACTGGCAACATCGGGGATGTGCTGATGAGAACGTGCATCGTCATCACCAAGGATGGGGCGGTGGCGAGAGTTGGAACATCCAGCATTATGGAAGAG aCAAATATGAACGTTATCGGCAATATGACCCCGGAACAGAAAAGCGCCATTGCAGAGAAACTGGACAAGGAGCCGGTACTGAGGACATCGGGCGATCGGGACGACTGGCTGGCTCTGGCTGAAAGGCTAGAGGCTGAAGAAACCTTAGAGGAAGGATTCAGAgcg AAAATGAACGCATGCACCACACCTGGCAGTCCTACGATGAAACTACTTGAGGTTCTGGGAAGACGTGACCCAAGATATCCCACTACCCGTCTTCTAGACCATCTCAGACAGATGGGAAGGAACGATGCCGTCGATGCCTTCAACCAtgcaaaagaaacgaaaagaaagaaag TTGTGGTGTACAGGCTTTGA
- the LOC118429769 gene encoding CMP-sialic acid transporter-like isoform X1 codes for MADSTKNAAANTANGTEEAGKGSAGTAKKEGASVVFKLYCLAVLTVMAASYTVLMRYTRTVEGVRYYSTTTVFVTECAKMFFTLCILLKEHKGSIRKVTQELKGNIVGKPMEMLKMSVPSIVYAIQNNMTFIGLSNLDAATYQVTYQMKIPCTALLSVMMLGRSLSSMQWIAVFVLTGGVILVQGIGGEAVSHTSGTEGSYVVGLTALTIAVFCSGFAGVYFEKLLKGSDTSLWVRNVQMYTWGMLSAFLGVVMHDWQNVRENGFLYGYTPLVWLVVLLGSGGGIYTSIVVKYTDNIMKGFAAAAAIVLSTVASIMFMGLVVGWMFVLGASLVIAAIFLYGLPKTNTEKLPARKSGTAQNV; via the exons ATGGCGG ATTCTACAAAAAACGCAGCAGCTAACACTGCTAATGGCACTGAAGAGGCAGGCAAGGGATCCGCTGGCACCGCTAAGAAAG AGGGGGCGTCGGTGGTATTCAAGCTGTACTGCCTGGCAGTGCTGACTGTCATGGCGGCATCGTACACGGTACTGATGCGCTACACGAGGACTGTCGAAGGCGTACGGTACTACTCCACCACCACGGTTTTCGTCACCGAGTGCGCCAAGATGTTTTTCACACTGTGCATCCTCCTGAAAGAGCATAAGGGCAGTATACGAAAAGTTACACAGGAACTAAAAGGGAATATCGTCGGGAAGCCCATGGAAATGTTGAAGATGAGCGTGCCGTCCATCGTATACGCCATCCAGAACAACATGACGTTTATCGGACTCAGTAACCTGGACGCAGCAACATACCAG GTGACATACCAGATGAAGATCCCATGTACGGCCCTGTTGTCTGTGATGATGCTGGGCCGAAGTCTCAGCAGTATGCAGTGGATCGCAGTTTTTGTTCTAACAGGTGGCGTCATTTTAGTCCAG GGCATAGGAGGAGAGGCAGTGAGCCACACCTCCGGAACTGAGGGAAGCTATGTTGTGGGCCTGACTGCTCTGACCATTGCCGTCTTCTGCTCAGGATTTGCAG GGGTTTACTTTGAGAAACTGCTGAAGGGTTCGGACACCTCCCTGTGGGTGCGGAACGTGCAGATGTACACCTGGGGCATGCTCAGTGCCTTCCTGGGCGTGGTCATGCACGACTGGCAAAATGTCAGGGAGAACGGCTTCTTATACGGCTACACACCCCTCGTCTGGCTGGTCGTAT TGCTAGGCAGCGGTGGTGGCATCTACACATCCATTGTAGTGAAGTACACCGACAACATCATGAAAGGTTTCGCGGCAGCTGCGGCTATCGTGTTGTCTACCGTCGCTTCTATCATGTTCATGGGCCTCGTCGTCGGATGGATGTTCGTCTTGGGCGCCAGTCTCGTCATAGCCGCCATCTTTTTGTACGGCCTTCCCAAAACCAACACGGAAAAACTCCCCGCTAGGAAAAGTGGGACGGCCCAGAATGTGTGA
- the LOC118429290 gene encoding uncharacterized protein LOC118429290: MYLDVVKNFKLQAVESQHDLPCYGFLLYYKDELILGFSADSGFTPKLYDRIFEAPIVVVDGRTPSSKWHASFDEISAYLKTREKKPGAVYVIGYGTTAEYTTEDSSLRPLQRGQYYTLWSGQKECSEN; the protein is encoded by the exons ATGTATCTTGATGTCGTCAAGAATTTCAAACTCCAGGCAGTTGAGAGTCAGCACGACTTACCATGCTACG GATTTCTGCTTTACTATAAGGACGAACTGATCCTCGGCTTCTCGGCAGATTCCGGCTTCACGCCGAAGTTGTACGACAGAATTTTCGAGGCCCCGATTGTGGTGGTGGACGGTCGGACCCCGTCCTCAAAATGGCACGCGTCG tttgaTGAGATTTCAGCCTACTTGAAAACCCGAGAG AAGAAGCCCGGTGCCGTGTACGTGATAGGGTACGGCACCACAGCAGAGTATACAACAGAGGACAGCTCACTCAGGCCCTTACAGCGGGGACAGTACTACACACTGTGGTCGGGGCAAAAGGAGTGTTCCGAGAACTGA
- the LOC118429769 gene encoding CMP-sialic acid transporter-like isoform X2 yields the protein MAEGASVVFKLYCLAVLTVMAASYTVLMRYTRTVEGVRYYSTTTVFVTECAKMFFTLCILLKEHKGSIRKVTQELKGNIVGKPMEMLKMSVPSIVYAIQNNMTFIGLSNLDAATYQVTYQMKIPCTALLSVMMLGRSLSSMQWIAVFVLTGGVILVQGIGGEAVSHTSGTEGSYVVGLTALTIAVFCSGFAGVYFEKLLKGSDTSLWVRNVQMYTWGMLSAFLGVVMHDWQNVRENGFLYGYTPLVWLVVLLGSGGGIYTSIVVKYTDNIMKGFAAAAAIVLSTVASIMFMGLVVGWMFVLGASLVIAAIFLYGLPKTNTEKLPARKSGTAQNV from the exons ATGGCGG AGGGGGCGTCGGTGGTATTCAAGCTGTACTGCCTGGCAGTGCTGACTGTCATGGCGGCATCGTACACGGTACTGATGCGCTACACGAGGACTGTCGAAGGCGTACGGTACTACTCCACCACCACGGTTTTCGTCACCGAGTGCGCCAAGATGTTTTTCACACTGTGCATCCTCCTGAAAGAGCATAAGGGCAGTATACGAAAAGTTACACAGGAACTAAAAGGGAATATCGTCGGGAAGCCCATGGAAATGTTGAAGATGAGCGTGCCGTCCATCGTATACGCCATCCAGAACAACATGACGTTTATCGGACTCAGTAACCTGGACGCAGCAACATACCAG GTGACATACCAGATGAAGATCCCATGTACGGCCCTGTTGTCTGTGATGATGCTGGGCCGAAGTCTCAGCAGTATGCAGTGGATCGCAGTTTTTGTTCTAACAGGTGGCGTCATTTTAGTCCAG GGCATAGGAGGAGAGGCAGTGAGCCACACCTCCGGAACTGAGGGAAGCTATGTTGTGGGCCTGACTGCTCTGACCATTGCCGTCTTCTGCTCAGGATTTGCAG GGGTTTACTTTGAGAAACTGCTGAAGGGTTCGGACACCTCCCTGTGGGTGCGGAACGTGCAGATGTACACCTGGGGCATGCTCAGTGCCTTCCTGGGCGTGGTCATGCACGACTGGCAAAATGTCAGGGAGAACGGCTTCTTATACGGCTACACACCCCTCGTCTGGCTGGTCGTAT TGCTAGGCAGCGGTGGTGGCATCTACACATCCATTGTAGTGAAGTACACCGACAACATCATGAAAGGTTTCGCGGCAGCTGCGGCTATCGTGTTGTCTACCGTCGCTTCTATCATGTTCATGGGCCTCGTCGTCGGATGGATGTTCGTCTTGGGCGCCAGTCTCGTCATAGCCGCCATCTTTTTGTACGGCCTTCCCAAAACCAACACGGAAAAACTCCCCGCTAGGAAAAGTGGGACGGCCCAGAATGTGTGA